In Dyadobacter sp. NIV53, a single window of DNA contains:
- a CDS encoding Fic family protein, whose product MATPRERFAEALQFLHDLQQKGIVGIHTDDMPSRKYREILSKNGFIREVTKGWYIATNPEEKDGETTAWYSSYWDFVAVFLERKYGHDWSLSAEQSLLLHAGSQAVPQQLLVRSPLGNNNPTPLPHKTSLFNMRGELPQADQLTISANGIRMYNLQAALVYSSATVYTRNAIDARTALSLIRDASELLPILLENGHTTLAGRLAGAFRNIGRGRIADQILDTFKQADYDIREEDPFESKLDLKLSARERSPYANRIRLMWMQMRQSVIANFPASPGISDDHEAFLKNIDDIYITDAYHSLSIERYRVTPELIAKVSSGEWDASENKQDRIQRDAMAARGYYQAFQSVKESIEAILQGKNAGTQADINHSKWYRQLFDPSVTAGILKAADLAGYRNHQVYIGNSKHVPLNVDAMRDAMPVLFELLEEEPEASVRAVLGHFIFVFIHPYMDGNGRMGRFLMNAMLASGGYPWTVIPVESRDKYMQALERASVEQNIETFSIFLGHLVKEGMKGKAVAKLPDDGSGALTD is encoded by the coding sequence ATGGCAACTCCACGTGAAAGATTCGCAGAAGCCCTGCAATTCCTGCACGATTTGCAGCAAAAAGGGATCGTTGGCATTCATACTGACGATATGCCAAGCCGGAAATACCGGGAAATACTTTCTAAAAACGGATTTATCCGGGAAGTAACGAAAGGTTGGTACATAGCCACTAATCCGGAAGAAAAAGATGGTGAGACCACTGCCTGGTATAGTTCCTACTGGGATTTTGTTGCCGTATTTCTGGAACGCAAGTATGGTCACGACTGGTCCTTGTCTGCCGAGCAGTCCTTATTGCTACATGCAGGTAGCCAGGCGGTTCCCCAACAGCTGCTTGTGCGATCTCCGCTGGGAAACAACAATCCTACGCCACTACCGCACAAAACCTCTCTATTCAACATGAGGGGTGAATTACCTCAGGCGGATCAGCTTACGATATCAGCAAATGGCATTCGGATGTATAACCTGCAGGCAGCATTGGTGTATAGTTCTGCCACTGTGTATACGCGTAATGCCATTGACGCACGTACAGCACTTTCGTTAATAAGAGATGCATCAGAGTTATTGCCAATACTTTTGGAAAATGGACATACAACATTAGCGGGACGTCTGGCGGGTGCTTTCAGGAATATCGGAAGAGGTAGAATAGCCGACCAGATTCTTGATACCTTTAAGCAGGCAGATTATGATATCCGCGAGGAAGATCCATTTGAGAGCAAGCTTGACCTGAAATTGTCTGCACGGGAACGCTCGCCATACGCAAACCGGATACGCCTGATGTGGATGCAGATGCGTCAATCTGTAATAGCAAACTTTCCGGCTTCTCCCGGGATTTCCGATGACCATGAGGCGTTTCTGAAAAACATAGACGACATCTACATAACGGATGCCTATCATTCTCTATCCATTGAACGATACCGCGTAACGCCCGAACTGATTGCCAAAGTAAGTTCGGGAGAATGGGATGCCAGCGAAAATAAACAAGACCGTATACAACGCGACGCAATGGCGGCCAGAGGGTACTACCAGGCTTTTCAGTCTGTTAAGGAGAGTATCGAAGCCATACTTCAAGGTAAAAATGCAGGAACACAGGCAGACATAAATCACTCCAAATGGTACAGACAATTGTTTGATCCAAGTGTAACAGCCGGTATCTTAAAGGCAGCGGACCTCGCCGGATACAGGAACCATCAGGTTTATATCGGTAATTCCAAACATGTACCGCTTAATGTTGATGCCATGAGAGATGCGATGCCTGTATTGTTCGAGCTTCTGGAAGAAGAACCCGAAGCATCGGTAAGAGCTGTATTGGGACACTTCATATTTGTATTCATTCACCCTTATATGGACGGCAATGGACGTATGGGGCGATTCCTGATGAATGCAATGCTTGCTTCGGGAGGATATCCCTGGACGGTAATACCTGTGGAAAGTCGTGACAAATACATGCAGGCATTGGAAAGAGCCAGTGTAGAACAGAACATTGAAACTTTTTCTATCTTTCTTGGCCATCTGGTCAAGGAGGGAATGAAAGGGAAAGCTGTTGCTAAATTACCTGATGACGGATCTGGCGCTCTAACCGACTGA
- a CDS encoding T9SS type A sorting domain-containing protein has translation MKRTFINKGIFACIATLLTIASSFAQTITTSAVSSAAICAGSTISVGFTTTGTFPTGTEFTAQLSDATGSFTAPVSVGTDTATPISITIPSEAAAGTGYKVRVIAGTTPVTIGSASAVFTINEITAAPVIVNKNYIVNDASVSLASSVTGTGLLWYSAASGGTGSAIAPTPSTAVAGTVSYYVSQTLTAGCESPRSKIDVITAPCTPPAAPTVVNKSYIVGDAADILTVTGVTGSTFKWYESATSTAALASAPTPSTIAPGTKSYFVSQTVGGCESARAEIVVTVNACTPPAAPTVVNKSYIVGDTADILTVTGVTGSTFKWYESATGATALASAPTPSTIVPGTKSYYVTQTIANCESARAEIVVTVNACTPPAAPTVANKNYTVEDAALALTATGTSLKWYTTVTGGTGSSTAPIPSTSTVGTKSYYVTQTVANCESARAEIVVTVSACTPHAAPTVANISYTIGDEAVALTATGTNKKWYAAATGGTGSSVAPIPSTATVGTKSYYVTQTIANCESARAEIVVTVSACTPPAMPTVADVEYCITSPAVALSATGKALKWYTTASGGTALTAAPVPSTAKAGTTSYYVTQTIGCESARAKIDVIVNQTAIPVVDKDPVQYCLKEEASPLTATGTLLKWYTAATGGTGTATALTPLTTTAGTKSYYVTQTLKGCESERAEIKVIVKPISVLPTIASDTINLCQNSTATALTASGTTGAVFKWYTVATGGTALSSAPVPATTIEVSTSYYVSQISSNSCEGPRAKVTVIIRFTPPAPPVNSVSYCVGETAVPLTPAGPLYKWYSDETGGTGSVNPPTPKTTTAATIPYYLTQSNTYATLSCESPRAKLNVFVNPTPAALATTSEVLCQERENKTYTFPVKAASGNTIRWYTAATGTDTTKTPSVNLTTAGTSTYYTTQVTNKGCESPARVIQKIRVKPLPAIPGVANIEYCQFVAASPLTATWVTDAVPAWYGTNATGGTATGTAPTPSTSEGGTTSYFVGQSLEGCLSDRAKIDVKINTTPKPVTTTYLAYCQGVDAPILNATGTDLKWYRNATDTQYQENPFSPYTNKVEDYSFYVSQTTTTNGCESPKEEIKIHIKALPSATISGNTTIDLGQTASITLKFTGDGPWIYILSNGTTDTTDQATTTIAVTPGITTSYIVTEVSNACGKGTPNGSALVTVKIPTIVSGIPSVSEACAGKSFGVPFQQSGDFPAGNTFKVQISLTNTDKSFYTIPSVATSNQVTATFPDTTKGGNYFIRVVSSGDNPDLLVRGNVSTVGISASPLTIATLTGSQTILAGESATLKAEFTGKAPWSFMLNNGVSDSLITTSTTPYSFKLATKSTTTYTISSVSNSCGEGKGVGSARVQVDAILGVEPPVASSAWLNVYPTVVEGKCIVEITGAISSKEAKVQVIDMNGRPLFDQTIRKKTTDLDFSAYPSGLYLLQIQNGNLNSVRKVMKP, from the coding sequence ATGAAAAGAACATTTATTAACAAAGGAATTTTTGCTTGCATTGCCACGCTTCTGACAATAGCCTCATCATTTGCACAAACCATTACTACAAGTGCCGTAAGTTCCGCCGCCATATGTGCAGGCAGTACCATTTCGGTCGGATTCACTACCACAGGAACATTCCCAACAGGAACTGAATTTACAGCTCAATTATCAGATGCAACGGGATCTTTCACCGCTCCTGTTTCGGTGGGTACGGATACGGCAACTCCAATCAGCATTACTATTCCGTCTGAGGCAGCTGCCGGAACAGGTTATAAAGTCAGGGTTATTGCGGGAACAACACCAGTTACAATTGGCTCGGCAAGTGCTGTTTTTACAATAAATGAAATAACGGCAGCACCGGTAATTGTTAACAAAAACTATATCGTCAATGATGCATCTGTTTCATTGGCTTCGTCTGTTACGGGCACCGGATTATTGTGGTATTCTGCTGCAAGCGGTGGAACCGGGTCAGCAATTGCTCCAACGCCGTCTACCGCTGTTGCCGGAACCGTAAGTTATTACGTAAGCCAGACATTGACAGCCGGTTGTGAAAGTCCGCGTTCAAAAATCGATGTTATTACCGCTCCATGCACACCGCCCGCTGCCCCAACAGTTGTTAACAAAAGTTACATTGTAGGTGATGCTGCTGATATACTTACAGTTACCGGTGTTACCGGTTCAACATTCAAGTGGTATGAGTCTGCGACTAGTACCGCCGCATTGGCTTCTGCACCGACTCCATCAACTATTGCACCCGGAACAAAAAGTTATTTTGTAAGCCAAACAGTCGGTGGTTGCGAAAGTGCACGTGCCGAAATTGTGGTAACGGTAAATGCCTGCACACCGCCAGCTGCCCCAACAGTTGTTAACAAAAGTTACATCGTAGGTGATACTGCTGATATACTTACAGTTACTGGTGTTACGGGTTCAACATTTAAGTGGTATGAATCTGCGACTGGTGCCACCGCATTGGCTTCTGCACCAACTCCATCAACTATTGTACCCGGAACAAAAAGTTATTACGTTACCCAAACTATAGCAAACTGTGAAAGTGCCCGTGCTGAAATTGTAGTAACTGTAAATGCCTGTACGCCGCCTGCTGCTCCAACTGTTGCCAATAAAAATTATACGGTTGAAGATGCTGCTTTGGCATTGACGGCAACCGGGACCAGTTTAAAATGGTATACAACTGTAACCGGTGGCACGGGTTCTTCTACTGCACCAATTCCTTCTACTTCCACAGTTGGAACAAAAAGTTATTACGTTACCCAAACTGTAGCAAACTGTGAAAGTGCCCGTGCCGAAATTGTAGTAACGGTAAGTGCCTGTACACCACATGCTGCTCCAACTGTTGCTAATATAAGTTATACTATTGGAGATGAAGCGGTCGCATTAACTGCTACCGGAACAAATAAAAAATGGTATGCTGCTGCAACCGGTGGCACGGGTTCTTCTGTTGCACCAATTCCTTCTACTGCCACAGTCGGAACAAAAAGTTATTACGTTACCCAAACTATAGCAAACTGTGAAAGTGCACGTGCCGAAATTGTAGTAACTGTAAGTGCCTGTACACCTCCTGCTATGCCAACTGTTGCAGATGTAGAATATTGTATCACTTCACCAGCCGTTGCACTTTCAGCTACAGGTAAAGCTTTGAAATGGTATACAACTGCAAGCGGTGGTACGGCTTTAACGGCCGCGCCTGTTCCATCGACAGCTAAAGCGGGGACTACAAGTTATTATGTAACCCAAACGATCGGATGTGAAAGTGCCCGTGCAAAAATAGACGTTATAGTCAATCAGACTGCTATTCCCGTTGTGGACAAAGATCCGGTTCAGTATTGTTTAAAAGAAGAGGCCTCTCCACTTACTGCTACCGGAACTTTATTAAAATGGTATACAGCTGCAACGGGTGGGACAGGAACAGCTACAGCGCTAACTCCATTGACCACAACTGCCGGTACAAAAAGTTATTATGTAACACAAACCTTAAAAGGGTGTGAGAGCGAGAGGGCTGAAATAAAGGTGATCGTAAAACCAATTTCAGTGCTTCCAACTATTGCTTCCGATACAATTAATTTATGCCAGAATTCAACAGCAACTGCTTTAACCGCATCGGGTACTACAGGAGCTGTATTTAAATGGTACACTGTTGCAACCGGAGGTACTGCATTATCATCAGCTCCGGTACCTGCTACAACTATAGAAGTTTCTACCAGCTATTATGTAAGTCAAATTTCGTCAAATTCATGCGAAGGACCAAGAGCGAAAGTAACTGTAATAATTAGATTTACTCCACCTGCTCCGCCTGTTAATTCAGTATCTTATTGTGTAGGAGAAACAGCAGTGCCATTGACACCAGCCGGGCCGCTTTATAAATGGTATAGTGATGAAACCGGAGGAACAGGATCTGTAAATCCACCTACACCAAAAACCACAACTGCTGCAACTATTCCGTACTATCTGACGCAGTCGAATACTTATGCAACGTTGTCCTGCGAAAGCCCGCGTGCCAAGCTTAATGTTTTTGTGAATCCTACGCCAGCCGCGTTAGCCACCACATCAGAAGTTCTTTGTCAGGAACGTGAAAATAAAACTTACACATTCCCTGTAAAAGCTGCAAGCGGAAATACAATCAGATGGTATACCGCAGCTACAGGGACAGATACAACTAAAACACCTTCTGTTAATTTAACTACTGCGGGAACGAGCACGTATTATACGACTCAGGTTACAAATAAAGGATGTGAAAGTCCGGCAAGAGTAATACAAAAAATCCGTGTCAAACCATTGCCTGCAATTCCTGGTGTTGCCAATATCGAATATTGCCAGTTTGTTGCAGCATCGCCTTTAACTGCTACCTGGGTAACCGATGCAGTTCCTGCATGGTATGGCACAAATGCAACAGGTGGTACTGCAACTGGTACTGCACCTACGCCATCAACCAGTGAAGGCGGCACAACGTCATACTTTGTAGGCCAGTCACTTGAAGGCTGTTTAAGCGATCGTGCAAAAATTGATGTTAAAATCAATACTACTCCAAAACCAGTAACAACCACATATCTTGCTTATTGTCAGGGTGTGGATGCTCCGATACTGAACGCAACAGGAACTGATCTGAAATGGTACCGCAATGCAACAGATACACAATATCAGGAGAATCCTTTCTCACCGTATACCAACAAAGTAGAAGATTATTCCTTTTACGTTTCACAAACGACAACTACAAATGGCTGCGAAAGTCCGAAGGAAGAGATAAAGATCCACATCAAGGCGTTGCCATCTGCCACAATATCAGGGAATACAACGATTGATTTAGGTCAGACTGCTTCTATTACACTGAAATTTACAGGAGACGGGCCATGGATTTACATATTGTCAAATGGGACTACGGATACCACAGATCAGGCAACCACAACAATTGCTGTTACTCCGGGTATAACAACTTCATACATTGTTACCGAAGTATCCAATGCATGTGGCAAAGGAACGCCTAACGGCAGCGCTCTGGTGACAGTAAAAATCCCGACAATTGTTTCCGGTATTCCATCGGTGTCAGAAGCCTGTGCAGGGAAAAGTTTTGGTGTTCCTTTTCAGCAATCAGGGGATTTTCCTGCCGGCAATACATTTAAGGTTCAGATATCACTGACCAATACAGATAAATCGTTTTATACCATACCTTCCGTAGCAACGTCAAATCAGGTTACAGCTACATTTCCTGATACTACCAAAGGAGGCAATTACTTTATCCGGGTTGTAAGTTCAGGCGATAATCCTGATTTGTTAGTGAGAGGAAACGTAAGTACAGTTGGTATCTCAGCAAGTCCTTTGACAATTGCAACCCTGACAGGATCTCAAACGATATTAGCAGGCGAAAGTGCTACCTTAAAAGCAGAATTTACAGGAAAGGCTCCCTGGTCGTTCATGCTTAACAATGGTGTTAGCGATTCATTGATCACAACCAGCACCACTCCTTATTCATTTAAACTGGCTACGAAATCAACGACTACTTATACAATAAGTTCTGTTTCGAATAGCTGCGGGGAAGGAAAAGGAGTCGGCTCGGCGCGTGTTCAGGTTGATGCTATCCTGGGAGTAGAACCGCCGGTTGCATCTTCTGCCTGGCTGAATGTATATCCGACTGTTGTGGAAGGTAAATGTATTGTTGAAATTACAGGTGCCATTTCTTCAAAAGAAGCAAAAGTACAGGTTATTGATATGAACGGGCGCCCTCTGTTTGATCAAACTATCCGTAAGAAAACGACAGACCTGGATTTCTCAGCCTATCCGTCAGGATTGTATTTATTGCAGATACAGAATGGTAATCTTAACTCGGTACGTAAAGTAATGAAACCTTAA
- a CDS encoding DEAD/DEAH box helicase: MMSLENRLLNVNSLNIWPHQKDAIREIAHYFVNFDKKAFLIKMPTGTGKTGVFACLSRIAYPDKNFIIITPSTALKEQIVRELRSDFWTKIGYSLENLEPQVIEPLLPTTAEEVLEKIKGHRFIIVTTIQALQTLGSTEKYNDTFKLLQAESDYLVFDEGHKEPALTWGDTVRSFGKPTILFSATPYRNDYKIFNIDKEKFYSLEHSFCENQNILRKIKIRPIPSSRNHQDFVVNLLKEIESVSNILANQGIKKPKTIIRCEKSDDIAKIVGALKVARKTVIGIHETFKNYKNFTKDVPDSDDQKKYDFFVHQYKLIEGIDNPDFCIVVLFADFGSTRMLIQQIGRILRNPERKPDQVAFLFSGNVTKTNEEWEKYLTYDQLIDTRKKLFDITDVLKVNKEASTLYFSGAFRDLVDVNNISLTESLLFQKKINAYENDGSITFKEMSELVLEEWNRRDYYILKHEIPETDTLLILYIKYENSPLVKDGIFIEQTLALTFLKFYRDRVLYYDSIQNSQMRQIEALSPITRESLIKLFKDKRSISKIYLLNTDVGRASVRSKELQANSVEDTAPGLSDHSYFPSRLEGYVDGDIEMKKRYIGFQNGRITDFSNRRIEYSDFQKWLNGVMLELDAVLGYAEVNGFLNRFAEKVDPPRNTNASSILLDISDEILFQYKIEESSENIFVDTLCIDVEAGVFILEVNKKEFKIDIRYLKDKKKYLLSSHELDSAITNLNSKEPSLLEYLNAQQSFRIVLEGNQHIYAYKNFFKPGLNLVSKNKDLDINQLFHPHKCISKIASEKGSEVLTVADNLWHPDTLFGIATIKRTKC, encoded by the coding sequence ATGATGTCTCTTGAAAATCGACTACTAAATGTAAACTCTTTAAACATATGGCCTCACCAAAAAGATGCAATCCGTGAGATTGCTCACTATTTTGTTAATTTCGACAAAAAAGCATTTTTAATTAAAATGCCGACTGGAACAGGGAAAACGGGTGTATTCGCATGTCTGTCTCGCATTGCATATCCTGATAAAAACTTCATAATTATAACGCCAAGTACTGCTTTAAAAGAGCAAATTGTTCGCGAATTAAGATCAGACTTCTGGACTAAGATTGGTTATTCCTTGGAAAATCTCGAGCCTCAAGTAATTGAGCCATTACTACCAACGACCGCGGAAGAAGTCCTTGAAAAAATTAAGGGTCACCGTTTTATAATCGTGACAACAATACAGGCTTTGCAAACACTAGGATCGACGGAAAAATATAACGATACCTTCAAACTTTTACAAGCTGAAAGTGATTACTTGGTATTCGACGAAGGACACAAAGAACCTGCATTGACCTGGGGAGATACCGTTCGCTCATTTGGAAAACCAACGATATTGTTTTCTGCGACTCCTTATAGGAATGATTACAAAATTTTCAATATTGATAAAGAAAAATTTTATTCTCTGGAACACTCGTTTTGCGAGAACCAAAATATTCTAAGAAAAATTAAGATTCGGCCAATCCCTTCTTCAAGAAACCACCAAGACTTCGTTGTTAATTTGCTGAAAGAAATAGAAAGTGTAAGCAACATTCTTGCGAATCAAGGAATAAAAAAACCGAAAACTATAATTAGATGCGAAAAAAGTGACGATATCGCAAAAATTGTAGGAGCATTAAAAGTCGCAAGAAAAACCGTGATCGGTATCCATGAAACATTCAAAAATTACAAGAATTTTACGAAAGATGTACCAGATTCAGACGATCAGAAGAAGTACGATTTTTTTGTTCATCAATACAAACTAATTGAGGGTATAGACAATCCTGATTTTTGTATTGTAGTTTTATTTGCAGATTTCGGTAGTACGAGGATGCTAATTCAGCAAATCGGGAGAATTCTTCGTAATCCTGAACGGAAACCAGATCAAGTTGCATTTTTGTTTTCAGGGAATGTGACTAAAACAAATGAAGAGTGGGAAAAGTATCTCACCTATGATCAGTTAATTGATACCAGAAAGAAGCTTTTCGATATAACAGATGTCTTAAAGGTAAACAAAGAAGCATCAACATTATATTTTAGCGGAGCTTTTAGGGATCTCGTCGACGTTAACAACATATCATTAACCGAGAGCTTACTATTTCAAAAAAAAATAAATGCATACGAAAACGACGGCTCGATAACTTTCAAAGAAATGTCTGAGCTAGTACTAGAGGAGTGGAATAGACGTGACTATTATATACTAAAACATGAGATTCCTGAAACGGACACCTTGCTTATTCTCTATATAAAATACGAAAACTCTCCACTGGTTAAGGACGGCATTTTTATCGAACAAACGCTTGCGTTGACATTTTTAAAATTCTATAGAGACCGAGTTTTATATTATGATAGCATACAAAATAGTCAGATGAGGCAAATTGAAGCCCTTTCGCCGATAACAAGGGAATCTCTTATTAAGTTGTTTAAAGACAAGCGTTCAATAAGCAAAATTTATCTTCTTAATACGGATGTGGGAAGAGCAAGCGTTCGAAGCAAAGAGTTACAAGCAAATTCCGTGGAAGACACTGCCCCAGGGTTGTCTGACCACTCATACTTCCCATCGCGTCTAGAAGGATATGTAGACGGTGATATAGAAATGAAAAAGCGTTACATCGGATTTCAAAATGGAAGAATTACTGATTTTAGTAACAGAAGAATAGAATATTCCGATTTTCAGAAGTGGCTAAATGGTGTTATGCTCGAATTAGATGCAGTTCTAGGATACGCTGAGGTGAACGGATTTCTTAACAGGTTTGCTGAAAAAGTTGATCCCCCAAGGAATACAAATGCTTCCTCCATACTATTAGATATTTCTGATGAAATTTTGTTTCAATATAAAATCGAAGAAAGCTCAGAAAACATTTTTGTTGACACTCTATGTATTGACGTAGAAGCAGGCGTGTTTATCTTGGAAGTAAATAAAAAAGAATTTAAAATAGACATTAGATACCTGAAAGACAAAAAGAAATATCTTCTTAGTAGTCATGAGTTGGACTCTGCTATTACAAATTTGAATTCCAAAGAGCCTTCACTGCTTGAATACCTCAATGCACAACAATCCTTTCGCATCGTGTTGGAA
- a CDS encoding superoxide dismutase, translated as MAFTLDPLPYANNALEPHIDALTMEIHHDRHHQAYVTNLNAAIAGTDLEGKTIEEIIANISKAPAPVRNNGGGHWNHSFFWKSLSASGGGEPTGELAKAIDAKFGSFTAFKDEFKKASIGRFGSGWAWLIVKDGAVSITSTPNQDNPLMDIAEVKGTPVIGLDVWEHAYYLKYQNKRPDYIDAYWNVVDWKAADALYIAAK; from the coding sequence ATGGCTTTTACACTTGATCCATTACCCTACGCGAACAATGCATTAGAACCGCACATTGATGCATTGACAATGGAAATACATCATGACCGTCACCACCAGGCTTATGTTACCAATCTGAATGCTGCTATTGCCGGCACTGACCTGGAAGGCAAAACTATAGAAGAAATCATTGCCAATATCAGCAAAGCTCCGGCACCGGTACGCAACAATGGCGGCGGACACTGGAACCACAGCTTTTTCTGGAAATCACTTTCTGCTTCCGGCGGCGGTGAACCAACAGGAGAACTGGCAAAAGCAATCGATGCAAAATTCGGTTCATTTACAGCTTTCAAAGACGAATTCAAAAAAGCATCAATTGGCCGTTTTGGTTCAGGATGGGCATGGCTAATTGTAAAAGACGGTGCTGTATCAATCACTTCTACTCCAAATCAGGACAATCCATTGATGGATATTGCTGAAGTAAAAGGTACTCCGGTGATTGGATTAGACGTTTGGGAACACGCTTATTATTTAAAATACCAGAATAAAAGACCAGATTATATAGATGCTTATTGGAATGTTGTTGACTGGAAAGCAGCTGATGCTCTTTACATTGCAGCAAAATAA
- a CDS encoding nucleoside deaminase — translation MNIQADILDNYFMAEAMRLAEIAFEEGEIPVGAVAVIGERIIGKGYNQTEKLHDVTAHAEMLAITAASDYLGAKYLQDCTLYVTLEPCVMCAGALYWSQMKRVVVGALDEKRGFSRFGTGILHPKTQLVTGILGIESKELLLKFFKTLRT, via the coding sequence ATGAACATACAAGCCGATATCCTGGACAATTACTTTATGGCCGAGGCGATGCGTTTGGCGGAAATTGCTTTTGAAGAAGGGGAGATTCCCGTTGGGGCGGTTGCAGTCATCGGGGAACGCATTATTGGCAAAGGATATAACCAGACTGAAAAACTTCATGATGTAACAGCGCACGCAGAAATGCTGGCTATTACCGCGGCCTCGGATTATCTGGGCGCCAAATATCTACAGGATTGCACATTATATGTTACGCTGGAGCCTTGTGTAATGTGTGCGGGAGCTCTTTACTGGTCACAAATGAAGAGAGTTGTTGTTGGAGCATTAGATGAAAAAAGAGGATTTTCCAGGTTTGGCACAGGAATTTTACATCCTAAAACACAGCTTGTAACGGGAATTCTGGGTATTGAATCCAAAGAGTTACTTCTCAAGTTTTTTAAGACTTTAAGAACATAA